A window of the Canis lupus baileyi chromosome 8, mCanLup2.hap1, whole genome shotgun sequence genome harbors these coding sequences:
- the UQCC4 gene encoding ubiquinol-cytochrome c reductase complex assembly factor 4 → MSGVLCAPAAGAVRAARFVRWASRTPRSPRATEGEEEDEADRPIQFSSSRAHPARWSVQHSLGQGQQRPWWRVLPFSLTLMALVVWCFLRQETGTDRWLRRVLGEEAAEPADSAREPGAAAGERARS, encoded by the exons ATGAGCGGCGTCCTGTGCGCGCCAGCGGCCGG GGCCGTCCGGGCGGCGAGGTTCGTGCGCTGGGCTTCCCGAACCCCGCGGTCGCCGCGCGCCACCGAGGGCGAGGAGGAGGACGAGGCTGACCGCCCCATCCAGTTCTCGTCCAGTAGGGCGCACCCAGCGCGCTGGTCGGTGCAGCActccctggggcaggggcagcagcgGCCCTGGTGGCGGGTGCTGCCCTTCAGCCTGACCCTCATGGCCTTGGTGGTCTGGTGCTTCCTGCGGCAGGAGACCGGCACCGACCGGTGGTTGAGACGGGTGCTGGGCGAGGAGGCGGCGGAGCCCGCGGACAGCGCGCGGGAGCCCGGAGCTGCGGCCGGGGAGCGGGCGCGCAGCTAG